The Deltaproteobacteria bacterium CG2_30_66_27 genomic interval GCCGCCTCCGGCGAGGCGCCCGACCGAGTCGTACCCACTGCGGTACGAAGAGGGAGGGGAACGATGCCGGGGCGGATGCAGCGGGCATCGAATGCCGGGATCTAAGGGAATGGAGCCCTGGTGGCCGGTGCGCAGCCGTGCAGGTTCATCGCACGGCGAGCCACGAACGGAGCCCCGCCCTCCGAGGCGACGCAGCCCAAGGGTGAGTCCCGGGGGGAAAAAGAGTTGAGCGCCGTTCTCAACCTGCTTATAGTCTTATAGATCATCCCGCGCGGGAAAAGGAAGGTTTCATGACGGGGATCCTCGGCGTCATCGGCGGTTCCGGCCTCTACGAGATGGAGGGGATGAGGAACGTCCGGCAGGTCGTCGTCCGGACGCCGTTCGGCGCACCGTCCGACGCGATCACGGTGGGCGAGATCGAGGGGCGGACGCTCGCCTTCCTGCCGCGCCACGGGCGGGGGCACCGGTTCTCCCCGTCGCAGATCAACTACCGCGCGAACGTCTACGCGATGAAGAAGATCGGCGCCGTCGCGATCCTCTCGATCTCCGCCGTCGGCAGCATGAAGGAACGGATCCGGCCGGGCGACATCGTCGTCGTCGACCAGTTCTTCGATCACACGCGGTTCCGGCCGAACACTTTTTTCGGCGACGGGGTGGCGGGACACATCGTCTTCGCCGACCCGGTCTGCCCGGACCTCTCCGCCGTGGCGTACACGGCGGCACGCAAGGTCGTCCGGCGCGTCCACCGGGGGGGGACGTATCTGTGCATGGAGGGGCCCGCCTTCTCCACGCGCGCCGAATCGGGGATCTACCGGAAATGGGGCGTCGACGTCATCGGGATGACGAACCTGCCCGAGGCGAAACTCGCCCGCGAGGCGGAGATCTGCTACGCGACACTGGCCCTGGCGACCGACTACGACTGCTGGCACAAGACGCGGGACGACGTCTCGGTCGACGCGATCCTCGACGTCCTGCATCGGAATGTCGAGAACTCGAAGCGGATCGTCCGGGAGATCGCCCTTCGTCTTCCCCTTCCGGGGCGGTGCCGGTGCGGGGAGGCGCTGAAATACGCGATCATCACGGACCGGAAGCGGATCCCGCCGGCGGCGCGCAGGCGTCTCGCCCTGCTGATCGGGAAGTACCTGTGATCCGTCCCACGAAAAACCTCTTCCTCCCCGCGGCGTGCCTCTTCGCGGCGATCCTCGCCGCGTGCGCAGGGCCGTCCGCGGATCGGAAGAAGGAGGCCGACGCCCGGATGCGGATGGGCGTCACCTACCTCGACCAGCGGAACCTTCCGATGGCGATGCGGGAGCTGACGAAGGCGTCGGAACTCGACCCGGGGAACGCGGAGGTCGACATGGCCCTCGGCCTCGTCTACCAGGCGCGCGGAGACATGTCGAAGGCCGAGGAGCATCTCCGCAGGGCGATCGCCAAGAATCCGGAGTATGCGGACGCCCGGAACAACCTCGGCATCGTCCTCGCCGGGCGCAAGGCGTGGGACGAGGCGATCCGCGAGTTCGAGGCGGCCGCCGCGAACGTGATGTACACGACCCCGGAACGGGCGTATTTCAACCTGGGAGAGGCGTATCGCGTCAAGGGGGATCCGGCGAACTCCGAGGGGGCGTACCGGCGCGCGCTCCGGGCGAACGAGCGGTACGCCCCGGCCTATACCGCCCTCTCCGGCGTCCTCGGCGGACAGGGGAAGTGGAACGACGCTGCGTCCGTCCTCTCCCGGTGCGGGGAGCTCCTTCCCGACTACGCCTCGTGCTGGATGGAACTCGGGCGCGCCTACCTCCGGCTCTCGCGGCCCGCGGAGGCGTTGAAGGCGTTCGACAACGTTCTCGCCGTTTCGAGCGACCCCGAAGTGAGGAAACAGGCGGCCGGTTACGTGGCGCTCCTCGGATCGGAGAAGCGATGACCTCGGAGCGCGCGGGTTCCTCCTGGAAGGAACGCCGGGAGTCGATGGGGAGGACGATCGGCCAGGTTTCCGACGAGCTCCGGATCAGTCCCCGGTATCTCGCCGGAATCGAGGAGGGGGACTTCGGGAAGTTGCCGGAGCGTGTATTCTCCACCGGCTTCATCCGTTCGTACGCAAAATACCTCTCGCAGGATCCGGGCCCCGTCCTCGCCGACTACGAGCGGTCGATCAGGAGGAGTGACCACAGCGAAACGGCGGCGCAGCTGCGGTTCGGGTGGGTGGAGCGGGAGCGGGAGCGGGGGAGCCGCCGGGCGACGTACGTCGTTGCCGCCGGCGCCGTTCTCCTCTTGGGGTTGCTCCTGGCCTGGGTGACTCTCCACACCGAGCGCCGGCCGTTGCCGCTCCCCGCCGTCAGGGTCCCTTCCCCGCAGGCGGTGGGAAACGCGGCAAGAACGGGCGACAACACCGCGGTCGCCGCCCCTTCCGGCGTCGGCAACCCGGCGCCGCCGGTCCCTTCCCCGGCGCGGGCCCCGGCGGCCCCGGCGGAACAACCGGCCGCTTCGGTGACGTCGGCGGGCGGAACGGGCCCCCTCGTCGGCCCCTTCCAGCTGTTCCTCGAGGCGAGCGAACTGGCGTGGGTGATGTACGGCATCGACGACGGCGAAGCGATCGACGTGATGCTGTACGCCGGCGACAAGATGAGCATCCAGGCGAAGAGACGGATCACCCTGAAACTCGGCAACGCGGGGGGCGTGGTGGGAACGCTGAACGGCCGGCGGCTGCCGCCGTTCGGGGAAAGGGGCCAGGTCAAGACGTTCTCCATAGGAGCCCAGTGATCCGCCCTTCCTTCCACTCCTCTCCCGCTTTTCTCGCGCGCGCCATCGACCTCGGGGAGGCCGA includes:
- a CDS encoding methylthioadenosine phosphorylase — translated: MTGILGVIGGSGLYEMEGMRNVRQVVVRTPFGAPSDAITVGEIEGRTLAFLPRHGRGHRFSPSQINYRANVYAMKKIGAVAILSISAVGSMKERIRPGDIVVVDQFFDHTRFRPNTFFGDGVAGHIVFADPVCPDLSAVAYTAARKVVRRVHRGGTYLCMEGPAFSTRAESGIYRKWGVDVIGMTNLPEAKLAREAEICYATLALATDYDCWHKTRDDVSVDAILDVLHRNVENSKRIVREIALRLPLPGRCRCGEALKYAIITDRKRIPPAARRRLALLIGKYL